ACGCAAATTAATCCCTTGCAGGTCGAACCCGATGAGATTGGCGTGGCTGAGGTCTGGCGTGATGTCGGGAGCGTGCGATCGCCACTGGTTCCAGCGATCGCCCCCCATCCGCAGCAGCGCTATATGCTCGGCGTTTGCCATAGCCTGCTCCCGTGCCCTACTCCTTGCGTCCTGCGTCAGGGAACGGACGACCCGACGAGTTTTCGATGGCCTCGATTGCGGCACGCGACCCTGCAATAATGTCCCGTTCTTCGCCCCCCAGGTAGAGCCGCCCAAAGCTGCCCACAGAGGAAATTTGCAGAATGTTGATCAGCGCTGCCTTCTCAGCTTCGTTGGCGGCCAGCGAGGCATAGGCGGCTGGCTCGACCTCCAGCACGTATAGCGTTTGCCCCGACAGCAGCATTTGACCCCGGCGGTTGCGGTTGATGAGCTGGGCGTGGTGGGGGTCAATGTTGCGGATAATCTGACTGGAGATGATGCGCGGCTTATAGCAGTCCTGCGATCGCACGCCCAGTTCCGCCAGGATCGCCCGGCCCGCCGCCTGGGTTTCGCCCTGGCTGCTGGAATGCACCTCCAGCAAGCCATACAGCCGCTCGGTAAACAACACGCCCGGCCGCACCACGGCAGATTTGAGCGCAATGTCCATCAGGCGGTTGATTTCAATTCCCGGCGAAATCTCGATCCACAGAGAGGCATCACCCGGCAGCGGCAAAAAACCAACGGCGACGGTGCCCATGTAGGCGGCGTGCTGGGATTGTAAGCGGTCAATGTAAACGTAGCTGCGAAGCTCAATTCCCAAAGCTGGTTACGGGTGAAAAAAACGACAAGCCATTGCCCAGTGTATAGCTTTTCTGGGTACGGCTGGGAGTGAGCGCAAGATTTGCGTGAGATTTGTGTGGCGGATTTCTGAGCAGCGCGATCGACCCCAGAGAGCCAGCCAGATTCCTCGTGTGAAGAGAATGGGGGGCGCGGGGAAAGCTAGGATCGGTTTATACCGCCCGTTGCCGATTACAGTTAGAAAATGATGAGTCAGACCCTATTCACAGCCGTCTTCAGATTCAGGCATTTGGCTAAAGGCATTGTGGTAAACCGTGTTTTGGGGCGGCAAGTGCCCACCTGTTGCCATGAGTGTTGCCATGATTGAGGGATTGTCGCCCACGCCCGAAACGCCGCTGGCACTGATGCTGCAATTTGTGATTGCGGTGCTGGCAGGCATTAGCGGTCAGGTTGTAGCGGCGTTTTTTAATGTGCCCAGCATTGTATTTCTGCTGATTTTCGGCATTTTGCTGGGGGGCGACGGGCTGGACTGGCTGCATCCGCAGTCCCTCGGTCTTGGGCTAGAAGTCATCGTGGCGCTGTCGGTGGCGCTGATTTTGTTTGAGGGCGGGCTGAACCTGGAACTGCGGCAGCTCAGCACGGTATCGGGCAGCCTGCGGAACCTCGTCACCCTGGGTACGCTGATTACGCTGTTGGGTGGCGGCATGGCGGCCCACTGGCTGGGGGAATTTCCCTGGGCGATCGCCTTTCTCTACGCCGCGCTGGTGGTCGTCACCGGGCCGACGGTGATCAGCCCGCTGATGAAACAGGTCCAAGTCGATCGCCAGGTGTCCAGCTTGCTGGAAGGCGAGGGCGTGCTGATTGACCCAGTGGGTGCGATTCTGGCGGTGGTGGTGCTGGATGTGATTCTGAACGGCAACGCGGCTCCGCTGTCGGTGGCTAGCGGGCTGCTGCTGCGGCTGGGCATTGGCGGCGGCATTGGGGCGCTAGGCGGCTGGCTGCTGGGGCAGTTTCTCAAGCAGGCGAAGTTTTTGTCAGAAGGGCAGAAAAATCTGGTGGTGCTGGCAGGCGTGTGGGGTCTGTTTGGGCTGGCCCAGAGCATTCGCAGCGAGTCGGGGCTGATGACGGTGGTGCTGGCGGGGCTGGTGTTGCGGGCTTCGTCGATTCCCGATGAGCGGCTGCTGCGGCGATTCAAAGAGCAACTGACGATTTTGGCCGTGTCGATTTTGTTTGTGCTGCTGGCGGCGGATTTGTCGTTGGCAAGCCTGTTTGCGCTGGGCTGGGGCGCGGGGCTGACGGTGCTGGCGCTGATGTTTATCGTGCGGCCGCTGAATGTGGCGGTGTGTACGTGGAACAGCGGTCTGAACTGGCGACAGAAGCTTTTCATGTGTTGGGTCGCCCCCAGGGGCATTGTGTCGGCTTCGGTGGCCTCTCTGTTTGCGATTTTGCTAACCCAGCGGGGCATCAGCGGCGGTGAGGCGATCAAGGCGCTGGTGTTTCTGACGATTCTCTCGACGGTGTTTTTGCAGGGGCTGACGGCGCGGTGGGTGGCGGAGTGGCTGGACATTACCTCCAAGCAGGCGACGGGCGCGGTGATTGTCGGCTGCAACCCGCTGAGCCTGCTGATTGGGCGCATGTTTCAGGAGCGGGGCGAATCGGTGGTGCTGATCGACACTGACTTGGCGGCGTGCAAACTGGCGGAGCAGGAGGGTTTGCGGGCGATCGCCAGCAGTGCGCTAGATACGGACGTGCTGGAACAGGCGGGGCTGGGGCGGGTCGGCACGTTTCTGGCGCTAACCAGCAATGGCCAGGTGAATCAAGTTTTGGCGCAGCGGGCTGCGGAAGAGTTTCAGCCGCCTCGCGTGCTGGCCGTTGTGCCAGGAGATTTGAGCCAGGAGAGCGAACCTGTGGCGATCGCCACCAGCGCTGCCAGTTCCTCTACAACTTCCCCTACCTCGCCCAAGGTTCAGCCCGCCTTTGTGCCCAAAATGCCGCTGAAAACCTGGAACCGCTATTTAGACGATCGCGATGTGCGCCTAGGAGAAACCGTCCTTCAGGAGCCGATCCTGGTGGAGCAGCAAGTCCATTTGGCAACGCTGATTGCGGATGGCAAGCTGATGCCGCTGCTGGTGGAGCGCGATGGGCAACTTCAGGTTGCCTCGACTGAGGTCTTGCAGGAGGGCGATCGCCTCCTATACCTGTGGCACAATCCCAAATCCAAAATGCTGAAACGATTGGGCGGCAGCAACCCCAACGCCCGCCTGATGCCGGAGCGCATTGCCGAGGTGGAAACCCTGCCCCAGCCGTCGGTGGAAATCGAACAGCTTTTGTCGAAATCCATCGCTGCTGCGCCTGTCGCTGAGGATGTCGAGGGCGATCGCCCTGACCCTACGGTTTCCGACGAAATCCCCGGCGCAACTCTCGACGCAACTCCCGACGAAACCCCTGATGCAGTTCCTAGTGAACCCAAAAGCGAAACGCCTCGAGCTGCGGCCGATGCTCTGACTTCCGGCATCACGCCAGAGGATGTGTCAGAAGCGTCTGTCTCCTAACAGTCTGACTGCTAGCAATGTGGTGATTGCAGTGTGGTGACTCTTGACAATCTGACTCTTGGCAATCTGACTCCTAGCAGTCTGGCCGCTTGACCCAGATTGCCAGACCACCGCCGCGTCCCCGCGCTGCCAAAAAGTGGGGTGTAGCCTGAAAAAACGAAAAGAAGGGCAATTTTGCGATCGCCCGTGCCGCAAAAGCTTCCGCCGATTCTTCGCGCAGGCTGCGCTGCCACAGGGGGCGATCGCCCGCGCCAATCCCCATTTCGGTAAAGTCGAACGCCAGCAGATTCTTTTTGGGCTGAAAGCGGCAGGGACCAGTAAACCGAAGCCACAGCCCGCCCAGCGTCACCTGATTGGCAATCGTGCCTTGATTCGTCGCTGGGTCAGCCGATGCAAAGCTAATCTGCGCGGGCACAAACTTGGGCCAATAAAAACCCGGCCCCAGTCGAATCCCGCGTCGGCGGGCTTTGCGCGTGGCCGTGGTAAAACAAAGCCGCCATTGTCCCAATAAATGTTCAAACGCGAGGGGCGTTTTTTGGTGTCGTGCGGTCGTTTCTGCCGCTAGCATGGCTGCCACCAGCGCTTGCGCCGAGGGGCGATCGCCGCCATCCCAGAAAGTCGCTGCGGCCTGAAACAGCGTGGCGATCGCCTGATCTTCGGTCATTTCTGCTGTCATTTCTGGCATTGGAGAAGGAGTCGTTTCAGACGACGAATCAACGGTCACAAGCTGGCCCTCCCATAAAACTGTCCCAAGATTCCCCGGCTGGGTAGTCTTTGACTGCATAACTCATCTGATTGCGCCTGATGAAGTGGATATCATCACACACTCAGGCTCAGTATCATGCGTAAATCACTCACGACTTTTCTACTGATAGGGGTTCAGGCAATCAGCGTTTTGGGCTTAGCGACCACTGGAGTAGTATCCCTGCCCGAACCCGCCCACGCCCTCTGCGCTGCAAACCCGATGGATGGCGTTTGGCAGAACTTGAATCCCAACACTCGCTCCTTGGTCAGAGTTGAGTATCGTTCTGCTTGCCATGATGTCATTTCCTGCCCGGATGGCAACTGTCAGCCCCAGCCGACCCATGTTGGCAGAATTCGAGCCTATGGCGCTTGTCATCCGACTGCGTGTGATTGGGGCTGGACACCTGTTTATCAGCGACCCCAATGGGTGAGAGGGAGCTACGACCAGGGGTTTGCGGATAAGTGGATTTGGGCAAGGATGCAAAATGATCAGCTCATTGTGGTCACTCGCACCCATTTCAAAGACAATAGTGGTCGTGCAAATTATGAAACCTGGGACTATTTTCAAAAAGTGAGCCGCTGAGAACCTTTCCTCACTGGGTGCTTACAGGACGCTGCTTGAGAACCGAGGGGCGATCGCCCGTCTGCATCAGATCGTCCGGCACACTCGGCTCATTCTCCAAGGTCTCTAAATCCAACTCCAAATCGTCAGAATTTTCCAGATAGTGGTTTAGCAGCCGCTTTTCATAGCGACGGTTGCGGCGACGACCTTTGGCGGGGGTGGCCCGCTTGTGCGATCGCTTGTCTACCACCAGATGCTCTAGATCGGAAGCGTCTTCCCAATGCTGCAAGTCGTTCGGCGAAGTGCGTCTGGGCATATTTAGAAATCGGGGAGCGAGAACGGCTCTCCGCAGTCAGGACATCACTCAAGCTTGGCTTTGTTAACTTATATTAAGCTCGGCCTGAGGGTTTTGCTACGGTTCAGGATGAAACTTTGTTAGAACTTACGCAGTTGGACGATCTCCTGACCGCTAGAAATGACCCATTTGCCCAACCGCATCCCCGTCTCGGTGCTAGTTCCTGCCAAAGACGAGGAGCTAAATTTGCCTGCCTGTTTGGAAAGCCTTGCGCCTGCTGATGAGATTTTCGTGGTGGATTCGCAAAGTGGCGATCGCACCGCCGAAATTGCCGCAGACTATGGCGCAAAGGTCGTACAGTTCCACTTCAGCGGGCGCTGGCCCAAAAAGAAAAACTGGGCCCTCGACCATCTCCCCTTTCGCAACGAGTGGGTGCTAATTGTCGATTGCGACGAGCGCATCCCCCCTGCCCTCTGGGACGAAATCGCCCAAGCCATCCAAAATCTAGCCTTGAACGGCTACTACCTGAACCGTCGCGTCTACTTTCTGGGCAGATGGATTCGCCACGGCGGTAAGTATCCCGACTGGAACCTGCGCCTGTTTCGCCATGCCAAAGGACGCTACGAAAATCTGCACACCGACGCTGCCCCCAACACAGGCGACAACGAAGTGCATGAACACGTCGTCCTGGAAGGAACCGCAGGCTACCTCACCACCGATATGCTCCACATAGACTATCGGGATCTCTACCACTGGCTAGAGCGCCACAACCGCTACTCCAATTGGGAAGCCCGTGTCTACTACAATCTACTCAATGGCATGGATGAAGCCGGAACAATGGGCGATCGCACTACCCACTGGTGGAGTAACGCCATCCAGCGCAAACGCTTCCTTAAACGCCTGTGGGTGCGCCTGCCCTGCCGCCCGCTGCTCCGCTTTGTCCTGTTCTACATCCTCCGCTTTGGCTTTCTCGACGGCCACGCCGGATATACCTACGCCCGCCTGCTCAGTCAGTACGAATACCAAATCAGCGTCAAGCTCTACGAACTGCAAAAGCTCAACGGTCGCCTGAATCCAGTGAAAAAGAATTAGTCTTCAGCCTAGATGCCCGAATTGCCCCCCACAGATTTCCCACAGATTTCCCACTGATTTCACTTTACTAGCGTCTTTATTCCAAGATTCAACCGATGCTCAACAAACTCAACGCCCTCCTGGGTCGCCGCCCCGAAGCCGTCAAAGCCAACGTCGAAATCTACACCTGGCAGACCTGCCCCTACTGTATCCGGGCCAAGATGCTGCTGCGCTGGAAAGGCGTGAACTTCACCGAATACAAAATCGACGGCGACGGGGCTGCCCGCGTGAGAATGGCTGAACGCGCCAACGGCCGCCGCACCGTCCCCCAAATTTTCATTAACAACCAGCACGTCGGCGGCTGCGACGACCTCTACGCGCTCGATCGAGCCGGAAAGCTAGACGCGCTGCTGAGTCAGGCAGGATGACCCGGTGAGAACTACTCAGAAGTGCCGCGAATCTCAAGGCGAATCTCAAGTGCCGCGAATCTCATCTAGCTTCGCCCGCACTGCCTGAATATCCTGCCACATCAGCCATTTGGGGCTGCCCTTTTCGCGAGAGGGGTTCCGCAGCAGATAGGCGGGGTGAAAGATGGGCATATAGAAGCGGCCGTCTTGCTCGATCCACTGGCCGCGCACCTTGGTAATGCCCTGCTTGATGCCCAGCAAGCCCTTTAGCGCAGTAGCCCCGGTCAGCAAGATAATCTTGGGATTGATCAGCCGAATTTGCTCCATCAGGTAGCCCTTGCAGGCATCGGCTTCGGCGGAAGTGGGGGTGCGGTTCTCTGGTGGGCGACACTTTACCACGTTGCAGATGAACACGTCCTCGTCAGTTAACTGCACCGATTCCAGAATTTTCGTAAGCAACTGACCCGACTTGCCGACAAACGGCAGCCCGGTTTCGTCTTCGGTTTGCCCTGGCCCCTCGCCGACAATCATCACGGGCGCAGCCAGTCCGCCACGCCCAATGACCGCATGGGTGCGATTTTGCCCCAGTTCGCAGCGCTGACACTGATCGCAGTGCGCCTTCATCTCCTCCATCGAGGCGTAGGTTCCCGGTGGAATGGGGATGCGGGCGCTAGTGGGAATTTGGGACGGGTCGAAGCTGGCAGATGCGGCGGGCGCGGCGACCTCCGCCAGACTGAATAAGTCGATTTGGTCTTCGCTCGCCATTGGATTCGGTCTAGGGCTTGGTGATCAGAGATTAAACCTATGGAAGCTTCATTGTAAAACGAATCGGCAACCCGAACCGGCCAACACAAACCAGCGCGATCGCCCACCCCTCTCTCTTCCTCCCTCTTCGTTTTTCCCTTTTCGTTCTTCGTTCTTCGTTCTTCGTTCTTCCCTCTTCCCTACACCTCCACCGGCTCCTTCACCCTAGTCCGATACGTCCCTGCGGCCTCTGCGGTCGCCACACCGCCCTCACCCGTAATCAGCCGTGCGCCGCGCTTGCGGGTGAAGTAGTTCCAGCCCCACTGGAGCATGACGATCAGCTTGTTGTCGAACTCGATCAGATAGTAAATGTGGGCAAACACCCAGGCAAACCAGGCCGGCGGGCCAGAAAACTTGACGAAGCCCAAGTCAACCACCGCGGCATTTTGCCCGATGATGGCCAGGCTACCTGGATCTTTGTAGATAAAGGGTTCTACGGACTGCCCCTGGATGCGTCGCTGGAGGGTCTTGGCGACGTATTCACCGGCCTGCACGGCGGCCGGAGCGACACCCGGAATGGGGCGATCGCCCTGGTGGGCATAGTGGGCCAGGTCGCCGATGACGAAGATGTTGGGATAGCCCGCGATGCTGAAATCAGGTTCCACCATGACGCGCCCGACGCGATCGCACGACGCCCCCGCCCGATCTGCCAGCACCTTGCCCATGCCAGAGGCTTTTACCCCCGCTGCCCAGAGGATGGTGCGAGCGGTCATGGTCTCAATCAGGGGATTATCCGGCGTGCCGCTTTTCATCGTTACCACGTCGCCGCTGTCGCTGGGTTCGATCTGCGTCACCAGGGTTTTGGTGCGGACGGTCACGCCCAGACGGGATAGTGATTCGGCCGCCTTTGCCGACAGGTCAGGGTCGTAGGGCGGCAGCACCCGATCCATCCCTTCAAGCAGCAGGATGGTGGCTTCTGAGGTGTCGATGTTGCGGAAGTCTTCTTTGAGCGTGCGGTAGGCGAGTTCGGCGATCGCCCCGGCTAGCTCAACTCCCGTCGGGCCGCCGCCCACAATGACGAAGGTGAGCCATGCCTTGCGCTTTTCGGGGTCGGTTTCTTTCTCTGCTGCTTCAAAGGCGACAAAAATCCGGCGGCGCATTTCTAGCGCATCTTCAATGGTTTTCAGCCCTGGAGCGGTGTCGCGCCACTGGTCGTTGCCAAAGTAGTGGTGGCTGACACCCGTCGCCACAACCAGCGTGTCGTAGGGAATCTCCTGCTCTCGCAGCTTTAGCACTTGTGCCTGTGGATCAAGATCAACCGCCTCATCCATCAGGACGGTGATGTTTTTGTAGTCGCTGAGAATGCCGCGCAGGGGCGAAGAAATGTCGGCTGGCGACAGCGTGCCCGTTGCCACTTGATATAGCAAGGGCTGAAACAGGTGGAAGTTGCGCTTGTCTACTAGCGTCACCTTAATGTTTTTTGCGCGTCCCAACGTTTTGGCGGCGTATAGACCGCTAAATCCGCCGCCAATGATGACGACGTGGTGCGGCTCTGGTGTTGCGATCGCGTCCATAGGGGTTCTCAGGCGGTTCTGTAGATGAGGACGTAGATGAGGACATTGTTCAAGATATTAAGCGCCATGTTAGCCGCCCGAATCGGGGATGTCGTGTGTAACGTTGTACATTTACGGCATCTCTGCATAAATAAAAGCTTTAAAAGTTCGAGATTCGGGGTTCGAGATTCGGGGTTCGAGATTCGGGTGGTTGGAAAATCGCGTACCTCCACAAAACGATTCCTTACGCCTCAACCCTTGGGCCCGCCTTATGCAAAAGCGGCGGTGAGCCAAACGGCGAGCCAGTACACTAGCGGCGCGAGGAAGGGGGCTGGCAAGAAGGAGCCGACGCGCACGTTGCCAATTTCTAGCAGGTTCAGCCCGATGGATAGAATCATGAGTCCGCCTACGCCCGTTGCCAGCAGTACGGGCGGTGAACTGGCGGGATCGGGGAGGGCGCGGGCCAGGAGTCCGGCGGCTAGGGAGAGGCCGCCTTGATACAGCAAAATTGCCAGGGTCGAAAAGCCAACGCCGATGCCGTAGCTGCCTGTGAGGGCGATCGCTGCCAGTCCGTCCATCGTTGCCTTCAGCGTCAGCAGCCGCGCATCGCCCACCAGCCCGTTGTTTAGGCTGCCGATCATGGCCATCGGGCCAATGCAAAACAGCAGGCTGGCGGTGACAAAGCCATCGGTAAAGCGACCCCTGCCTTTGACCCGATATTTCAGCCAATCTCCGGCGATCGCCAGCCGTTCTTCAATCTGCCACCACTCGCCCAGCAGCCCGCCCGCCACCAGCGCCAGCAGTCCCAAAATCACGCCGTCTACGATGCCGCCCCTGACCTGGTTCAGGCTGCCTGCCATGCTGATGCCGATAAACAGCGTCGTCAGCCCTAGCCCTTGCTTGATCACTCGCTGCATCCGCTCTGGCAAGTGCCCGGTGAGCAGCAGCCCCAGGGCAGTACCCAGTAGAACCGTGGCAACGTTGATCCAGGTGCCGCTGGTTTTTGCCCAAAAATCTAGCATGGGGTACGAGGTGACGGGGTGATAGGGCGAACTGCGAAGCAGGAGAAAATCTTCCAAAATCACCTTATCTCATCCGCTCCCCACTTCATTATTCTGCGGTCTAGACGGAACCTGCCGCCCCCGGCTTCCGTCGTGGCTGCTCAGGGAATTTTGTGGGATGATCCCAAACAAGGTCTTTTGTCGTGTTCCTCCAGCCTTCATGCATACCGCCGACTGTCCAGAGGGCTGCCAAGCGCCCCACCGATCTGGTTTGCCAACGCCCCATTCCTACACGGTGGATGCCCAGAAAAAAGCAAAACTGCTGTGGATTGCGCTGGGGCTGATTGGCGGGTTCTCGCTGGTGGAACTGGCGGTCAGCCTGTCGAGCCACAGTCTGGCGCTGCTGGCGGAGGCGGGGCATATGCTGTCGGATGTGGCGGCGCTGGCGCTGGCGCTGTTGGCAACCTGGATTGCGGGCTGGCCGCCGTCGGCGCAGGCTCCCTTTGGCTATCGGCGGGTGGAAATTCTGGCGGCGCTGGCAAACGGGCTGGGGCTGGTGGCGATCGCCCTCTGGATTGCCTGGGAAGCAGTCGAGCGGTTGCAACACCCCGATGCCGAAATTTTGGGCCTGCCCATGCTGATTACGGCGGCCGTGGGGCTGGGGGTGAACCTGCTAAATGCGTCTCTGCTGCACGACCATAGCCACCACGACCTGAACCTGAAGGGCGCATTTTTGCACATAGTGTCCGACGCGATTGGGTCGCTGGGTGTGATTTTGGCGGCGATCGCCGTCTGGCTCTTTGGCTGGACGTGGGCCGACGGAGCTATTAGCCTGGTCGTTGCTGCGCTCATCCTGGCCGGAGCCGTGCCGCTCATCCGCCAAAGCTTGAACATTTTGCTGGAACAAGCGCCCGCCTACCTTGACCCTGCCGCTGTCCAAGCGCATCTGCTGCAAACCGAAGGCGTGCAGGCGGTGGAAACGCTGCGCCTGTGGGCGATCGCCCCAGGCCAAGTCGCCCTCACTGCTCATCTGACGGTGAACCCGCAGGATGGCCCAGAGCGCGATCGCCTCCTGCAAACCCTGCAAGCCTCCCTGCAAGCCACTTTCGGACTCACCGACACCACGCTCCAGCTTGCTGCCCCGCCTGCAACACCCCTAGTGAATCTGTCGATGCCGCCTAGCCTGGAACTGGTGGTCAAGGAGTGATGGCGTAATGGAGTGATGGAATCATAGAGTGACGGAGGGATGCAGTAAACTACTCATCACGTCCTCTCCCGCGCTCCCGTAGTCCTGCATGAAGATCGCCACCTGGAATGTCAACTCCATCCGCACCCGTCTAGAACAGGTCGCCAACTGGCTGACGGAGAATCCGGTGGATGTGCTGTGCGCTCAGGAAACGAAGGTGGTGGATGCTGACTTTCCGATGGCTGCGTTTACCGATCTGGGGTATACCTGCTACGTCTCTGGGCAAAAGTCCTACAACGGTGTGGCGCTGATCAGCAAAACGCCGCTGGAGTCGGTCAGTTGTGGGTTCGAGCCTGTGCTAGGAGGGGCGATCGCCACACCGTTTGACGACCAAAAGCGAGTCATTACGGGCGTGCTCGACGGCATTCGCATCGTCAACCTCTACGTGCCCAACGGCTCCAGCGTCGGCAGCGACAAATACACCTACAAGCTCAATTGGCTGGCGGTGCTGCGCGAGTATTTGGCAAAGTTGCTGGAGGAAAATCCCAAACTCTTAGTCTGCGGCGATTTCAACGTGGCGCTGGAAGATCGAGATATCCACGATCCCACCGGGCGCGAAAAAGAAGTCATGGCCACCGATGCCGAACGGCAGGCGCTGCGGGCCATTCTCGACTTGGGGCTGGCGGATGCGTTTCGCAAGTTTAACCAGGAAGATGGACAGTTTAGCTGGTGGGACTACCGCGCTGCCGCCTTTCGCCGCAACCTGGGCTGGCGCATCGACCATCACTACCTCAGCCCGCCGCTCTATGCCGAGGCTAAAAGCTGCATCATTGACAAAGCGCCCCGCAAGCTGGAAAAGCCCAGCGACCACACGCCAGTAATCGTGGAGTTGTAAATTGCGTAAATTGCGTAAATTGCCTAAATCGCCTAAATCGCTAGTGAGGGTTCCCGCTTTTTGCGCTGCACATCACACCGTCAACAAAAACCAGGACTATTGTCCGACTGCGTAAGTCCAAAAAAAAGAGAGCAACTCCATTACCCTGTCAGCCCTGAGGGTAGATGGCTCGTTGCTCTCTAGGTTCAACGTGAGTTTGCTGAGCCAATAGCAGCACAGCGACTCACGGCAGCGATTCACGCTTGAGCAGGTCTTCAATAAACGACCTCTCGTATGCGCTGTTTACCAGCTAGACGGAATCTTGGTTCGCCGCAACCCAGGCGAGGGAAGCAGCCGTGAAGCTGCGCGGAACTCTCCCTCAGCCTAGGCTCACCTTGACGACGCGATTTTTTTCTTCCTCGGCCTTCGGCAAGGTCAGGTTCAAGATACCGTCCTTGTATTCAGCCGTAACCTTGTCGTTTTGGATGCGGCTCGGCAACGGAATCACCCGCTGGAACTTGCCATAGCGGAACTCCGTTCGGGTCATGCCTTTTTCTTCGGTTTTGCTTTCCGACTTGCGTTCGCCGCTGATGCTAACGGAGTCTGCCGAAACCTCAACATTGAGGTCTTTGGCATCCATGCCAGGGACTTCCAGCCTCAGGTGAATCGCTTCACCGGTTTCTTCCATCTCTGCCAGCGGCATGAAGCTGGTCAGCTTGTGGTTTTCTGTAGTCGCTGGCAGGAACTCATCAAACAGCCGATTCAT
The Thermoleptolyngbya sichuanensis A183 DNA segment above includes these coding regions:
- a CDS encoding NAD(P)/FAD-dependent oxidoreductase, encoding MDAIATPEPHHVVIIGGGFSGLYAAKTLGRAKNIKVTLVDKRNFHLFQPLLYQVATGTLSPADISSPLRGILSDYKNITVLMDEAVDLDPQAQVLKLREQEIPYDTLVVATGVSHHYFGNDQWRDTAPGLKTIEDALEMRRRIFVAFEAAEKETDPEKRKAWLTFVIVGGGPTGVELAGAIAELAYRTLKEDFRNIDTSEATILLLEGMDRVLPPYDPDLSAKAAESLSRLGVTVRTKTLVTQIEPSDSGDVVTMKSGTPDNPLIETMTARTILWAAGVKASGMGKVLADRAGASCDRVGRVMVEPDFSIAGYPNIFVIGDLAHYAHQGDRPIPGVAPAAVQAGEYVAKTLQRRIQGQSVEPFIYKDPGSLAIIGQNAAVVDLGFVKFSGPPAWFAWVFAHIYYLIEFDNKLIVMLQWGWNYFTRKRGARLITGEGGVATAEAAGTYRTRVKEPVEV
- a CDS encoding P1 family peptidase, with the translated sequence MTVDSSSETTPSPMPEMTAEMTEDQAIATLFQAAATFWDGGDRPSAQALVAAMLAAETTARHQKTPLAFEHLLGQWRLCFTTATRKARRRGIRLGPGFYWPKFVPAQISFASADPATNQGTIANQVTLGGLWLRFTGPCRFQPKKNLLAFDFTEMGIGAGDRPLWQRSLREESAEAFAARAIAKLPFFSFFQATPHFLAARGRGGGLAIWVKRPDC
- a CDS encoding cation diffusion facilitator family transporter, encoding MHTADCPEGCQAPHRSGLPTPHSYTVDAQKKAKLLWIALGLIGGFSLVELAVSLSSHSLALLAEAGHMLSDVAALALALLATWIAGWPPSAQAPFGYRRVEILAALANGLGLVAIALWIAWEAVERLQHPDAEILGLPMLITAAVGLGVNLLNASLLHDHSHHDLNLKGAFLHIVSDAIGSLGVILAAIAVWLFGWTWADGAISLVVAALILAGAVPLIRQSLNILLEQAPAYLDPAAVQAHLLQTEGVQAVETLRLWAIAPGQVALTAHLTVNPQDGPERDRLLQTLQASLQATFGLTDTTLQLAAPPATPLVNLSMPPSLELVVKE
- the grxC gene encoding glutaredoxin 3; translation: MLNKLNALLGRRPEAVKANVEIYTWQTCPYCIRAKMLLRWKGVNFTEYKIDGDGAARVRMAERANGRRTVPQIFINNQHVGGCDDLYALDRAGKLDALLSQAG
- a CDS encoding uracil-DNA glycosylase, which translates into the protein MASEDQIDLFSLAEVAAPAASASFDPSQIPTSARIPIPPGTYASMEEMKAHCDQCQRCELGQNRTHAVIGRGGLAAPVMIVGEGPGQTEDETGLPFVGKSGQLLTKILESVQLTDEDVFICNVVKCRPPENRTPTSAEADACKGYLMEQIRLINPKIILLTGATALKGLLGIKQGITKVRGQWIEQDGRFYMPIFHPAYLLRNPSREKGSPKWLMWQDIQAVRAKLDEIRGT
- a CDS encoding cation:proton antiporter; the encoded protein is MSVAMIEGLSPTPETPLALMLQFVIAVLAGISGQVVAAFFNVPSIVFLLIFGILLGGDGLDWLHPQSLGLGLEVIVALSVALILFEGGLNLELRQLSTVSGSLRNLVTLGTLITLLGGGMAAHWLGEFPWAIAFLYAALVVVTGPTVISPLMKQVQVDRQVSSLLEGEGVLIDPVGAILAVVVLDVILNGNAAPLSVASGLLLRLGIGGGIGALGGWLLGQFLKQAKFLSEGQKNLVVLAGVWGLFGLAQSIRSESGLMTVVLAGLVLRASSIPDERLLRRFKEQLTILAVSILFVLLAADLSLASLFALGWGAGLTVLALMFIVRPLNVAVCTWNSGLNWRQKLFMCWVAPRGIVSASVASLFAILLTQRGISGGEAIKALVFLTILSTVFLQGLTARWVAEWLDITSKQATGAVIVGCNPLSLLIGRMFQERGESVVLIDTDLAACKLAEQEGLRAIASSALDTDVLEQAGLGRVGTFLALTSNGQVNQVLAQRAAEEFQPPRVLAVVPGDLSQESEPVAIATSAASSSTTSPTSPKVQPAFVPKMPLKTWNRYLDDRDVRLGETVLQEPILVEQQVHLATLIADGKLMPLLVERDGQLQVASTEVLQEGDRLLYLWHNPKSKMLKRLGGSNPNARLMPERIAEVETLPQPSVEIEQLLSKSIAAAPVAEDVEGDRPDPTVSDEIPGATLDATPDETPDAVPSEPKSETPRAAADALTSGITPEDVSEASVS
- the xth gene encoding exodeoxyribonuclease III — protein: MKIATWNVNSIRTRLEQVANWLTENPVDVLCAQETKVVDADFPMAAFTDLGYTCYVSGQKSYNGVALISKTPLESVSCGFEPVLGGAIATPFDDQKRVITGVLDGIRIVNLYVPNGSSVGSDKYTYKLNWLAVLREYLAKLLEENPKLLVCGDFNVALEDRDIHDPTGREKEVMATDAERQALRAILDLGLADAFRKFNQEDGQFSWWDYRAAAFRRNLGWRIDHHYLSPPLYAEAKSCIIDKAPRKLEKPSDHTPVIVEL
- a CDS encoding glycosyltransferase family 2 protein; translation: MTHLPNRIPVSVLVPAKDEELNLPACLESLAPADEIFVVDSQSGDRTAEIAADYGAKVVQFHFSGRWPKKKNWALDHLPFRNEWVLIVDCDERIPPALWDEIAQAIQNLALNGYYLNRRVYFLGRWIRHGGKYPDWNLRLFRHAKGRYENLHTDAAPNTGDNEVHEHVVLEGTAGYLTTDMLHIDYRDLYHWLERHNRYSNWEARVYYNLLNGMDEAGTMGDRTTHWWSNAIQRKRFLKRLWVRLPCRPLLRFVLFYILRFGFLDGHAGYTYARLLSQYEYQISVKLYELQKLNGRLNPVKKN
- a CDS encoding DUF554 domain-containing protein, whose amino-acid sequence is MLDFWAKTSGTWINVATVLLGTALGLLLTGHLPERMQRVIKQGLGLTTLFIGISMAGSLNQVRGGIVDGVILGLLALVAGGLLGEWWQIEERLAIAGDWLKYRVKGRGRFTDGFVTASLLFCIGPMAMIGSLNNGLVGDARLLTLKATMDGLAAIALTGSYGIGVGFSTLAILLYQGGLSLAAGLLARALPDPASSPPVLLATGVGGLMILSIGLNLLEIGNVRVGSFLPAPFLAPLVYWLAVWLTAAFA